The genomic stretch agagaaaataataaatatatattttgtaaaatGAGAAAATGTATTGCAATCCTAATTATATATAAAACTACATATAAAGTATATtttgcaattaagccaaatatcaaaatcaaaatgAGAAAAATGTGTTGCAGTCCAGATGAAAATTGAAAATGGAGGGAAGATAAACCCTAACAATCCGGCAAACTCAAAATCGTGCTCCACCACTCCATGCAACTTCCACAAAATCAAAATCCACACACACATTAAACCTTCCTTCTCTATACGTTCCACACTCCAatagaacaaaaacaaaaaaccatTTTTTGTGAGTTTCTACTCCATGGCGAGGTTACTTCGAAACGCCAACACTTTTCTCTTCAACCGCTCTCTCTTCAACCACGGTCTTCCGACGGTAGTACATAGCATCCTTGAACATCGccgtttttgttatttatttgtatgaaCAGTGACTGATTCATTGACCCTTTTGCTTGCAGCGCTCTTGTTTCAAACATGGAGTAGTGGGCACATCTCAAAATTTGAGCTTTTCAACTAGTAAAGGTTTTTGAAACTTCACTTTCTTTGGTTTTTTAGTTTTTCGCTTCAATTTGTCTGAACGTCACAATGATTTCATTGAAAAGATGTTTCTTCTGTTGCTGAACTTGCTGTAATATGATGTTATAATTTTCGATTGAAGGTGTGTCCGGTGTCGAGAGTGTGAATACCGGATAGCGAGACATTAGTTACATTCAATCACTTCCATTTGCATAAATTATTACTAGTGTCTGTGTTTGTGTCGTGTGCATGTCTGTGATGGTGATTCTTTAGCTGGCTTTGTGGGTGCAGTGAATTTCATGGTGGTTTAGGTTTAATGGTCTAATGACTCTAATTTAGCTTTGTGATATGAGCTACAGAGGTAGTGATGCTAATTGATTTTGTTGTGTTTAATCTAGAATTTGTTAGGTATTTGTTGTGGTTTTAGTATTATGTGAACCAAACTGGAACTAAAATTTTAGATCCTTTTGATTTTGCTAGTTTTGTTTTGTGAGTTTTAGTTATGTTGAGCTCAAATATTGGATTAGGTGTTTATGATTTTATCATTTGGGTTGTTTTTATAGTCTGTGCTGATTTTAAGTTAAtggcttttttttcattttcatatacTGGAAGGTAAGAAGCGCTCTAAATCAGATGGGAGTGACTCAAATGACGAGAGCATGTCTAAGAAAGATTTGGCATTACAACAAGCCATGGATCAGATCACATCTACATTTGGAAAGGGATCTATCATGTGGCTTGGTCGTTCTGTCTCACCTAAAAATGTACCTGTGGTGTCAACGGGTTCTTTTGCTCTTGATATAGCGCTAGGAATATATGGTCTTCCAAAGGTATCCTCATGTCTATTACTACCTTTTGTAGCACCTGAACCAACATTGTacctttttgttttttaaatagaGTGAATAAGTTGCTCTGATGATaaggatttttttaaatttttttggccCAGTTTGTTAAGTTTCTTCCCACATTTTTGTGTGTATTTGCTTTGGAGATGTATATGCTTATTTACAGTTTCATTAGTTTATCTAATCCCTtaaaaaattggttaattaaTGCTATCTCCTTATTATTATATGTAACTTATGTCTGTAGGGACGTGTTGTGGAAATATTCGGTCCAGAGGCTTCTGGGAAAACAACTCTTGCTTTGCATGTGATTGCAGAGGCACAAAAACAAGGAGGTATTCTTTACaagctacttttttttttttttacggatGATTGTAATGCTTATACTTCTGGTTGAATTAGATTTAGCATTTCAACTCATCTTGTCTATGGTGTATATGTCCATAATAGTATTGTAGTAATCATTGCTATGCAACCAGTCATATTTGTTCTGCTAATGATTTGTGCTCCACTAGTTTAATAAGACGACTAACAGGCTTGTGTATTTTTGGTACTGCGGTTAACTTGATAAGAATCTCCATTAATTAGTAAGTTTGTATATGCAGGCTATTGTGCCTTTATTGATGCTGAGCACGCACTTGATAAGTCACTTGCCGAATCTATTGGCGTAAATACCGAGAACTTGCTACTCTCACAGCCAGATTGTGGTGAGCAGGCACTTAGCCTTGTGGATACCTTAATTCGGAGTGGTTCGCTTGATGTAATTGTCGTCGATAGCGTAAGTGTGAGACACTccttttttaatcttttaattaataattcCTTTTGTGCGCGCGTGTGGCTGCTGAGATGATTTCATTGTAATTTTTGTGCCTTAAATTATGTGTTTGATAACTTCTCGTGATCCTGAAATATGTGATCTAAAAATTTTAAGGTTCTTAACCACCTCTTTTTTCTCGTAGTTGAGTAAATGCACTTAACTTTTTCCATGTCTTCACGCATAGGTGGCTGCTCTTGTTCCTAAAGGCGAGCTTGACGGTGAGATGGGTGATGCTCACATGGCAATGCAAGCTAGGCTGATGAGTCAGGCTCTTCGGAAACTGTGCCACTCCTTATCACTTTCACAGTgtatattgatttttataaacCAGGTATCAGCCACAGTTGCTAATTGCACTGTCAATAAAATTTTTCATGGTTAATTTGtgcatataattttatttttccagAACAGTTAGCATCCATAGCAAACATAAATACTAGATTGTTCGCCATGGATATTAAACTTTAGTTACTTCTAGCTTTGTTCTGTTTGTTTGAAGATAATATAGTGAATGTATACATTTTGAACTCTAGAATCAAAAGCTTAAGCTCTACCTGTGTAGTATAATTTAGTGCTTTTTCTAGTAGAGGATGATTATATGGATATTAAGAAACATGAATTTCATTGCTGGTAGTGGCCTAAAACAAGatgaaatattttgatgttttcacTTTATCTGAGGGAAAACCTTATCTTCTAATTATGGGAACTATTGTCTATGCTTTTCCAGGTAAGGTCAAAGATTTCTACGTTTGGGGGTTTCGCCGGGCCTACTGAAGTTACTTGTGGTGGTAATGCATTGAAGTTCTATGCGTCCGTGAGGCTAAATATCAAAAGAGTAGGGTTTATCAAGAAGGGCGAAGAGGTACAGTTCATCTAGTATTGCTACTCTATTGCATGTTCTGGTATTGCCACGCCTTATATAATGGTTTCTAGCAGAGTTATCAATTGCATACGATAGTACTGTCATTGTGCTGTTGCACTGCATCATTGTCGGCATATTTTCTTGCCAACTATCAATCACCTAAATTTTTTGCATCTGTGGGTGTTAATATTGCTAAGAATATATTCAAGTCTAATTTACGGTATAAAAACTTAATTTCTGGTTTTTTATTTTGCAGACTTTAGGAAGCCAGATTCTTGTCAAAGTTGTGAAGAACAAACACGCCCCTCCGTTTAAAACTGCACAGTTTGAGCTTGAGTTTGGCAAGGGGATATGCAAAGAAGCAGAGGTGATAGAGTTGAGCATAAAACACAAACTCATAAAAAAGAGCGGTTCGTTTTACGAATATAATGGCAAGAATTTCCATGGCAAGGAAGCTCTAAAAAATCACCTGATCAGCAGTGACGGTGTGCAAGTATTAACAACAAAGCTGAGGGAAAAACTTCTCAATGCTGACACGGAAGCAGTTTCAGATTCGGAGTTGATAGTTGGAGACGTCCCGGAAGAACTTTTATCATCCGATTCTACCGATGAAGAAGCCACTGTTGTGGCAGAAGTTTGAATTTATGCTTAACCTTAAAGTTTTCTTCACACTCCCAAGAGCGTGACTCACAATTAATGCACTCAAATGAAGGTGGATCTAAAATGCAACTGGTGCTTCCTATGCTTGTTTGGATTTTGAATCAACAGCATTCCTTACATTCATGTGGCACATTGCCTTTGTAAATTAGAtgttttttttggtaatttttatGATGGACATGAGTCATGTGGCATTTCAAAGTTTTGTGGATGAGGAGGAATCAAGTTTTGTGACTATCTAGTTAGAAATTAAATGTCAATGCTAGGTCAAGAGTTATTTATAAGGATAACTAATCTACAAGCTGAATTATAGTGTTGGTGCATATATGTTTCGCAGTGTCTTTTTGATTGAACTAGGCATGAAAACAAAATCTATAATTGTGAAATTGACggagaaaatctattttgattgaGTTTGGATTTTTTTCAATCACAAATTTATATAAGtacatatttgattaattaggttTGATTAAATAGTATAgataatttgaaatattaattgtATGGTCAATACTTTGATATTTtggttttatattattatttgaaatattttagatatatatttgaaaatatttgagaatatttttctttttatatataaatgtgatttGATATTAGAAAAATAgatcatttatattaaaaaaattgactgCACAACATAAATGAGAGTCTGACGAGGGGGTATTCTAACTTAATCCGAGCTCGTTTGaaatgagtttttgatttaaTCTTTCATCTATGACGGAAATATTGGCGGAGAACGAAGATTTATATGAGATTTTAGTTAGGACACCAGAAAGGTGAAATCCACTCTGTCATATTGTCACATCCGTCAGCAGCTGCTATAGTGAGTTGAGAGCTCTAACACcgaaattttattgttttttcaagAAATAATAATTTAAGCCCTGCTATAATATGGCCTTTTCTTTTTGGAAAGGATTATACAATATGCCTCATATACTCAATTAGGgttgggaataggccaggccggcttACAGAGGCCTACgacccagcctacataggcctagagCAGGTcagacctatttaataaagaggtcAGACTTAGGttattttaaaagtctattttatttaataggccagacttaggctattaaaaaaagtctatgaagccttataggccggcctatattttcatatatattagagatatattaaataagttggttcatgtatacatatatactattagaaaaaaaaagctaaataggctaccctatatatatatatatatatatatatatatatatatatatatatatatatatatatatatatatatatatatatatatatatatatatatatatatatatatatatatatatatatatatatatatatagggagcatatcaagtgagagcatttttaaatgagagatgagaggaagaaatatcaaccatttgattcatcaagagagagaatgttaacacATTAATGagactattaatttctctctcttgatgaatccaaaggttgatatttcttcctctcatctctcatttaaaaattgcTCTCACTTggtatgctccctatatatatatatatatatataacaaatgctaaataggttcacttatatatatatatatatatatatatatatatatatataggtcgacctacaagacttcttaagttataCAGATTAgttgaaaactttaatgagatacattttttttaaataggctttcaggccagggcagacttttaaaaaggccaggccagaccAAAAAACTGAGtctatgataggccttaggccttttaagtttatcgtaggccagaccCAGTcattctaaagcctagcctagcctagcctatttccacccctatacTCAATCACTATAAATATCTTTTCTAGTCAATTTTTTGTTGATAAAGTATAGCCAatcaatattaattataatttgcaATATCTTTCAATGTATGGCTATTCTTCCTTCTCCCTTTCAATTGTTTTGGTTTGAACGTCAAGGTTTCAAGCTAGCGTTACCGGGGAGTAGTATGTAGGGATGATTGATTTTGTTATCACACAATTTGTTCAGAGATTGTCAAGTAAGTCAATCTTCAAAGTTCTGCCTCGATTCTCTTATTTGTGTGTCTAGTCAAACTAGTGTCGTAATCAATAACTACTATACTCAAGATTTAAACTCTAAGAACATGTTTGAGaaatttggatttaaaggagaaTGTCCTATTAGGAGAAATGCAATTTCATCCATTCTTTCTACACATGCTCTTGTCTGGATCCCAAAACGACTTAATTGTCTTGAATCTCTTGATAACTGGACTAGAGGACACATCAGAATTGCCAAGTTTAGAAACATTATAGTCCGACTTAGAGTTTTTACACGTAATTTAGAGAATTTTTAATGTAACTACTCTTAATTGAGTTCTTAAATATGtttcatatatataattttttaattgctATACCTAATAGGGAATCCCTCCAATCCAATATTTTCAAGGTTTCTTTATTTTAGAGAGTAATTAATTAGTGCCTTCAGACTTCACATGGATGTTTTAGATATTCTGGATAGTTGCATtactttttatatacaaaataaccCAGAGactaaaattgagattttaaactagaatttaattaaaatgcacttATAATGTATAGAAATTTTATACTATCAATTAATTATAACcgttaaatttttataaatatctaattttttctttattatttataaatagttGTAATGTACTTACAcggtaaaatattttatattaataggGCATAACAATTATTCTCTTTTAAGTTATTCAATATGTTGTTCAtggtttgatttgattaagaaacaATTTACTATCataattttgatatatatatatatatatatatatatatatatatatatatatatatatatatatatatatatatatatatatatatatatatatattcttacttCAAGAGTatgttatcaagacttactccacaACTTGACCatcaatttttttcaatctaatggttaaaaataataaacaattaaataaggagagagaaattaatactcattaattctaaccattagattgaaaaaaattaatggtcaagttgtagagtaagtcttgataacatACTCTTGGAATAAGAATATCCATCCTCTAGATATGAGtaaggatattcttactccaagagtaagttatcaagacttactccacaTATTGACCATTAATTTTGCTCAATCTAATGACTAAAAATAATAAGCAATTAAATAACGACAGAGAAATTAATACTCATTAAttctaaccattagattgagaagaattatTGGTCAAGATATGGAGTaaatcttgataacttactcttttttttttattacaaggagggcctaagcccagaaaagaaaaaactaaacAAGAACAACCCTAGCGTAAGAAACGCCTCAAAAATCCCTGTAAAAAAACTCAAACAACCAATGCGGCATATTCTGATAAAACATACTTCTATCCTTAGACTCCTTGCCAAACAAAGCCAACCGGTTTGCACAACTATTCGTTTCTCTAAAAACGTGACAAATCTCCACCTCCTCCAGCACTCATCTGCTTATGAATGTTACGAACCAAATTACACGAAAGTAACTTATTATCTCCAATATTATTGCTAATGTCCACCACTTCCCTAGAATCCGATTCTACAATCACTCTAGGATAACCATGCTCCAACACCATCTTCAACCCATCGTGAATGCCCCATAACTCCGCCATGAGAGGACTATTATGTCCGACACAATTCGCAAAACCACCACACCAGTTACCAGCTGCATTTCTCATGATCCCTCCACACCCTGACACACCTTTAGGTGAGTGAGATCCATCCACATTAAGCTTTATAAAATCTTCCTTTGGCACCTTCCACTTTATCCGTCTTTCAACTTTATCCCTCTCCATAATTTGAGCATTAATAGCTGCCACCTTGTAACTGTGAATTTTGGAAACAATTATACCATGCATGTCATACGGTCTTGTAAAGCTATCATCATGCCGCTCTCTATTTCTCCACTCCCATATCGCATGGCAAGCAGTGGCCCAATAATTGCACCAATCTTCCTTCCCATCTACCTTAGTTGAAATTTCCACGTTTAAGTCTATCCAATCCTGCAAATTACAATAAAAAAATCATGCAGTAAGTTATTAGGGATTTTGCTATCCCAAACCCTTCTCACAAAGCTGCAATCCCGTAGAACATGCAACGTATCTTCATTATATCTCCCACACTTTCCACAACTGTCACTTCCGTTCCCAAACTGATAGATTCTTGCGCCAGTGAGAAATCTATCATGTCGAAGCAGCCATACAAAGCATCTAATTCTTTTCGGAACTTTCAAGGTCCAAACACGTTTCCACATTCTACTACAAACAGGCTCGTTAATCTCCATAAAAAATTTATACATGCTACTAACTGTAAAAGAGCCATCTTCTGAAGTTGCTACCTCAAACTTATCCATCACATTATCCATTATTGGAGGGTATATAGCAGCAATACGAAGCTTGATATCATGAGGCATCCAGTCCAGAATTCTCCAATTCTAGTCACCATTACTTCCCACAAGGTTGCAAACTTTAGCATCTAATAATTCCGGCGGAATCCTCGTATTACAATCAATTATATTATCACCACGACTCACCCAACTATCACTCCAGGCATTTATACTAGCTCCATTCCCAACATTCCATTTGCCAATTTCCAAGAGAGTAGGAGTAGTCTTCACAATAGCCTTCCAGAGGTTTGAGTCCATATTCCTCGACCTCAGCTCCCTCATCTCATCATCAACATGGTACTTGCTTCTTAAAACTTTGCACCAAAGATCATCTTCTCCATTCAGAATTCTGGCCCCAAGCTTCATAATGCACACTTGGTTCATAGTTTCGAGATTTCTCAGCTCTAGCCCTCCATCACATTTGCTAGCCGTAACAACCTCCTAACTCACTGCATGATGCTTTCTCTTTTGATCCGTATCTCCCCAAATAAATGCCCGCTGCATTTTCTGCATTTCTTTAACACTCGCCTTCGGCAACATGTTAGTCATCATGTGATATATAGGAATTGCTTCCATAATACTCTTAGATAAGGTGACTCTTCCTGCAAAGGAAATGTGTCTTGCTTTCCAGCTTGTCAAATTCTTCGATAATTGATCAATCACATAGCTAAAGTCTCCTCTTCTCAAAGCTTTCCCTTTTAATGGAACTCCCAAGTATTTACCAAAACAATTGGTCTCTCTGAAACCAGATTGATGACAAAGAGTGTTGCGAACGCTTCTCGTAACGTTACTCGAAAACATGATACTATACTTATCCAAACTGATTTCCTGTCCTGACATGCTGCAAAACTCATCCAATGTATTTTTTATACACCCCAGCTGTGCCTCCGTAGCTTCCCCAAATATACATAAATCATCAGCAAACATTAAGTGAGTGATATTTACACCATGAACCCCAACACGAAACGACTTCCACTTCTTGCTCACCACTTTATGCTCAATCAAATGAGAAAGCTTGTCCATGCACAACACAAATAGATAAGGTGACATAGGATCACCTTGACGGATTCCTCGTTGAGGGGGAAAAACTCATTACGATTGCCATTCCAGTTAACGTTTGTTTCCACACTCGTAACTCCATGCATAATAAGATTGATCATTTTTTCCGGCAACTTTATTTCCTGCAGCGTTCTCCATATAAACTCACAGTTAAGTTTATCATATGCTTTAGCCAAATAAATTTTCACTGCAAAGAACCcttttcttcctctcttcttacTCATACTATGAATAACTTCATTTGCTATGATGATATTTTCATGTATAGATCTGCCAGGCACAAATCCGGTTTGATACGGTGACACCAAACTTGAGAGAAACGGTTTCATCCTACCAACAATAACCTTAGTTATAATCTTATAAAGAGTATTACATAAGGAAATCGGACGAAACTGAGCAACTCTTTGGGGGTGATCAACTTTCAGAATAAGACAAATATCGGTCTTATTAATCTCAGCCATGTTGCTAGGGTTCTGCCAAGTCTTTTTAACAAAATCACTAATCCCTGTACCAACCACATCCCATGCCTTTTGAAAAAAACCAGCAGGAAAACCATCCGGACCTGGCACTTTCCACTGCTTCATCGAGAACACGGCATTTTTGACTTCCTCAATATCAATTTCCTTATCTAATTGTAACAATTTTTCCACGCTTAAAATAGGGAAACTAATCTCAGTCTGCTTCCAATTGCACCACTGCAGAGGTCTAGCAAAAAGCTCCATATAGAAGGTGGTAATATGGCTTTTTAAAGCATCTGGATCAGTAATCCAATCTCCATCCTCATCTTTCAACATTATAATCCTATTCCTCTTCCTCCTTGCAATCGTTTGCATGTGATAAAATTTAGTATTGCGATCACCATCTACAAGCCACTTAGATCTAGAACGTTGATACCACATAAGTTCTTCTTGATTCAACAGTCTACTCAAATCATGCTGTAGCTTGTGTTCCAACTTTCTCATGCCCTCTATATTGTCATGACACTGAAGCTTATGCTGAATCCCTTCTAGCCTTCTCATAATTTCCTTCTTCCGCCTCTTTACTTGATCAAAGGTTGAGAACTTCCATTTATCAATTCCTTCCACCATATTCCTCAAATTATTAACAACATTATTGTTCTCTTTCCAAGCATTTATCAGCATTGCACCATAAGTATCATTTGCGAGCCACGCATTTTCAAATCGGAACGTCTTTGCATACCTGCCATAATACTCTTCCTTTAAATTTATAAGAATGGGACGGTGATCTGAAAACTCCACTCTCATAAGAACTTTCACATACGAATCTGGAAATACAATTATCCATTCATCATTACTCAAAGCCCGATCCAGTTTTTCGTATATGCGTTGGCCTCCACGGAAAATTGGGCTTCTCCAAGTAAACATA from Vicia villosa cultivar HV-30 ecotype Madison, WI linkage group LG4, Vvil1.0, whole genome shotgun sequence encodes the following:
- the LOC131599458 gene encoding DNA repair protein recA homolog 3, mitochondrial-like isoform X1 — protein: MARLLRNANTFLFNRSLFNHGLPTRSCFKHGVVGTSQNLSFSTSKGKKRSKSDGSDSNDESMSKKDLALQQAMDQITSTFGKGSIMWLGRSVSPKNVPVVSTGSFALDIALGIYGLPKGRVVEIFGPEASGKTTLALHVIAEAQKQGGYCAFIDAEHALDKSLAESIGVNTENLLLSQPDCGEQALSLVDTLIRSGSLDVIVVDSVSVAALVPKGELDGEMGDAHMAMQARLMSQALRKLCHSLSLSQCILIFINQVRSKISTFGGFAGPTEVTCGGNALKFYASVRLNIKRVGFIKKGEETLGSQILVKVVKNKHAPPFKTAQFELEFGKGICKEAEVIELSIKHKLIKKSGSFYEYNGKNFHGKEALKNHLISSDGVQVLTTKLREKLLNADTEAVSDSELIVGDVPEELLSSDSTDEEATVVAEV
- the LOC131599458 gene encoding DNA repair protein recA homolog 3, mitochondrial-like isoform X2 is translated as MARLLRNANTFLFNRSLFNHGLPTRSCFKHGVVGTSQNLSFSTSKGKKRSKSDGSDSNDESMSKKDLALQQAMDQITSTFGKGSIMWLGRSVSPKNVPVVSTGSFALDIALGIYGLPKGRVVEIFGPEASGKTTLALHVIAEAQKQGGYCAFIDAEHALDKSLAESIGVNTENLLLSQPDCGEQALSLVDTLIRSGSLDVIVVDSVAALVPKGELDGEMGDAHMAMQARLMSQALRKLCHSLSLSQCILIFINQVRSKISTFGGFAGPTEVTCGGNALKFYASVRLNIKRVGFIKKGEETLGSQILVKVVKNKHAPPFKTAQFELEFGKGICKEAEVIELSIKHKLIKKSGSFYEYNGKNFHGKEALKNHLISSDGVQVLTTKLREKLLNADTEAVSDSELIVGDVPEELLSSDSTDEEATVVAEV